CCGTGCGACGTGTGTCGTGTCGGAAGATCGCGTCGTGGGTGAAGCTCAGATTCACCGCGGCGATCTCGCCCAGGGGCACGATCGCACCCGAGGCGGCGCGAAGCGGAAGTTCGCGAACCCGCTCGAGAGTCTGGTCGTAGCTCTCCGGGGCCTTCAAGCGCAGGTCGACACGCTGCCCGGCGATCCACATGCGTCCGACCTCGATTCCGTGAAATGCCGTCAGCAGCGCGCGAGAGACCTGGTCCGTGGCAATTCCGAAATGCGCAGCAGCACGGGGCCGATCGACATCGACCTGGATCTCCGGCTTCGTGTCGTCGTAGTCGACGCGCACGTCCTCGGCCATGTCGAGCAAGGCCACTTCGGCCTCCACGCTCCGTGCGGCTGCAGCGATCGCCGAGAGGCTCTCTCCCTTCACCCGGATCGCGAGAGCAGCGCCGACGCCCGGCCCTTCGCTGGGCTCGTGCACGTCGATCTCCACGCCGGCGAACGAAGCGAGATCCGTACGCAGCCCGCGCACGATTTCGGCCTGGCCGCGACGACGCTCCCCGGTAGGGACGAGCTCGACATTGATGCGTCCGTACTGAGGCCCATAGCGACCCGCCTCCCGGGTATCGGTCGTGAGAGCGCCGGTGTCCCCCGTCGTGAGCACGTAGCTCCCCACCTCCGGGAGGACGGCAACCCGCCGGGAAATCAGCTCACCCACGCGGCTCGTCTCTGCGAGCGGGGTTCCGAGCGGAAGTGCGTAGTTCACGGTGAACCGGCTCCGATCCGTGCGGGGCAGGAAGATGCTGTCGATTGCGCCACTCATGAAGAGCACGCCGGAACCCGCCAGGGCCAGGAGCGCTGCTGCAACCACTGGACGTGGACGTGCGAGCACCCTCTTCAGTGCCCTGGCATAGACGCTGCGCAAACGTGCGAGATCCGGCGCCAGCCATCCCCCCCGTTTCGGATCCCGTGCGGGCCGGCGCGGGATGCGTGCCGATGCCGCCGGCAGCAGCAGGTGATCCACGAAGACCGAGCCCATCAGCGCGAACACCACGACTTTCGGCAGCACCGACATGAACTGACCCATGACACCGACCATCAGAAGCATCGGAACGAAGGCCGCGATGGTGGTGAGATCCGCAGCGATGACGGGTGTGGCCACGCGATCGAGCGCGGCCTTAGCGGCCTGATCCGGCCGCAGCCCCGCCTCGCGCTCACTCTGGATCGCCTCTCCCACGATGATCGCGCCGTCGACCACGAGGCCGAGCACCAGGATCAGACCAAACAATGCGATGTTGCTGATCGCCATGTCGAATACGTAGAGGCCGACGAACGTTGCCAGCACCGCGAACGGCAGCACGCTGCCAACCAGCAGGGCCTGGCGTAGATCGAACATCCAGAGCAGCACGCCAACCACCAGCACGAGCCCCACGACCGCACTGATTCCGAGCTGCCGGATCATCCGCTGGATCTCATCGGAGCTATCCGATGTCGCATCGATCTGCACGCCTGGTGGGAGCTTGGCGCGCTGCCGGTCTACCTCCGCACGCAGCCGCTCGACGGTATCGAGGGTATTCACGTGGGGGCGCCGACGGACGCGCAGGGTCACGCTCGGTTCGCCATCGATCCAGGCCTCGGAAGTCAGGCGCTCGTGCGTGAGCCGAACCTCGGCTACGTCGCGCAGGGTCAGCACCCCCGTCGGCTCGCTGGCAATGGCGATGTCCCGGATCTCCTCCAATGACTCGAACTCGCCCGTGGAGCGGAGTTGCCGTTGGGCACCCGCGGAGCGCAGCTCCCCGGCCGGAAGACTGCGGCTCTGGCGCACAACCGCCCGGACCAGATCGGCCTGGGTGAGATCGAACTCGGCAAGCGCGGCCGGGTCGGCCAGGATCTGCACTTCGCGTTCGTAGCCACCGAACACGTCCACCTGGCTCACTCCTGGGACACTCTCCAGGTGAGGTTTCAGATCCTCGGCCAGGTCCCGCAGGTTGAAGAGATCAGCACCGCGCAAGGTGAAGAAGATGATCGGAACGTCGTCGAGGCTGAGTTCTCGGACCACCGCCGGATCCGCATCGTCCGGGAACTCGACCTCGGCCAGGTCGACCCGATCGCGCACATCGCGCAGGCTCTCGGTCATGTCGGCCCGATCCTCGAACTCGAGGATCGCGGTGGAGAAACCTTCGGAGGACACCGTCGTCATGTGCCGAAGCTCATCGAGGGTATTCAGCTGCTCTTCGAGCTCCAGGGTCAGCTCGGTCTCCACATCCTCGGGCGCGGCGCCCACGTAGGGTGCTCCGACGAACGCGAACGGGATCACGATGTTGGGCGCGCGCTTCACGGGCAGGACGGAGAGACAGAAGATCCCTGCCAGCGCGAGCACGACCGCCGCCACGAAGACCGGCAGCGGCCGGTCGATGAATCGGTCGAGGATCTTCAAGGCCCAGGGTCGGCGGCGCGCAGGACCGTGTTGTCGACGCGCACTGCCATTCCGTCCCGGAGGCCATGCTGGCCGCGCACGACCAGTTCGACGTTTCCGTCGCTGATCGCGATCAGCATATGGTCGCCGTGGAGGGGCGCATCACCGACATCCACGGCCCGGGCACGGCCCTCCTCTGCGAGGAACACCGTGCGCCGTCCACTCCGCTCCACCACCGCCTCGAGCGGTGCGACGATCACACCGTCGAGCACGCTCGTCACGATCGCGGCCCGCGCGCTCATGCCCGGGCGCAACTTGCCATGGGGGTTCG
This region of bacterium genomic DNA includes:
- a CDS encoding efflux RND transporter permease subunit; amino-acid sequence: MKILDRFIDRPLPVFVAAVVLALAGIFCLSVLPVKRAPNIVIPFAFVGAPYVGAAPEDVETELTLELEEQLNTLDELRHMTTVSSEGFSTAILEFEDRADMTESLRDVRDRVDLAEVEFPDDADPAVVRELSLDDVPIIFFTLRGADLFNLRDLAEDLKPHLESVPGVSQVDVFGGYEREVQILADPAALAEFDLTQADLVRAVVRQSRSLPAGELRSAGAQRQLRSTGEFESLEEIRDIAIASEPTGVLTLRDVAEVRLTHERLTSEAWIDGEPSVTLRVRRRPHVNTLDTVERLRAEVDRQRAKLPPGVQIDATSDSSDEIQRMIRQLGISAVVGLVLVVGVLLWMFDLRQALLVGSVLPFAVLATFVGLYVFDMAISNIALFGLILVLGLVVDGAIIVGEAIQSEREAGLRPDQAAKAALDRVATPVIAADLTTIAAFVPMLLMVGVMGQFMSVLPKVVVFALMGSVFVDHLLLPAASARIPRRPARDPKRGGWLAPDLARLRSVYARALKRVLARPRPVVAAALLALAGSGVLFMSGAIDSIFLPRTDRSRFTVNYALPLGTPLAETSRVGELISRRVAVLPEVGSYVLTTGDTGALTTDTREAGRYGPQYGRINVELVPTGERRRGQAEIVRGLRTDLASFAGVEIDVHEPSEGPGVGAALAIRVKGESLSAIAAAARSVEAEVALLDMAEDVRVDYDDTKPEIQVDVDRPRAAAHFGIATDQVSRALLTAFHGIEVGRMWIAGQRVDLRLKAPESYDQTLERVRELPLRAASGAIVPLGEIAAVNLSFTHDAIFRHDTRRTVTVRANVSAEASSVTLEAAAREALATLPLPHDIDLEFGGETEERDRSYASLWDALKWAAVLIYAIVVVQFNSLRQPFIVLFAVPLSVIGVTLGLLVTGTPFSFMVFIGIVSLTGIVVNDGIVLIDAINRLRRAGMSLMDAASAASETRFRPVLLTTITTIAGLLPLTLGIAEGGEFWAPLGIAVISGLLVSSMMTLFVVPVIYTLIEGPHRGFRRSAKAAEEGSGS